Proteins encoded together in one Benincasa hispida cultivar B227 chromosome 1, ASM972705v1, whole genome shotgun sequence window:
- the LOC120073826 gene encoding transmembrane protein 161B: MLLQILSIYRNLILHVGLSLSLSFFIIFFKIPSLFLHGIFTYIHPDNTNSGVRAAINRPDGSTSVSGLEGYRNLSSTGAAEIRKRTKSKDKVEFDESKAQIFRLKLDENHLQTRIYYKEYRDGFTFTFVGISCLLLQIFLGASKNSGVWGNGIFVPLLFAIFAGCKLFVSLAKVALEKSASRTLDRQLSLLFGVFGFLFGLLTCSAFSPLILDFDLGEIGGLGACIVAILMGCFGGFLFIPATKIARSFWLGTDQIRCNLDMVYCGWFSRMVLYSSQVAMALTTLLWVNPLAEIFINKNIGEGTIEHMSSEIRNADRLVGSIGFSRADFAKLKLWCLSLSGFLQIIAVRQNLQMYLNEALLSWYQRLHAGKVPDLDFSRAKVFLHNHYLCVSALQFFAPPALVLLFVGLSQIGINSLKNTNLVSFLLPCSSFVQQVALLMAWWIVSVMTIYTSATIVLYRRGILYVS, translated from the coding sequence ATGTTGCTGCAAATTCTTTCAATATACAGGAACTTGATTCTTCATGTTGGTTTGTCTCTCTCGCTTTcttttttcatcatcttcttcaaaaTCCCATCACTTTTCCTTCATGGCATATTCACCTACATCCACCCTGATAACACTAACAGCGGCGTCCGAGCCGCGATTAATAGACCTGACGGCTCTACCTCCGTTTCTGGACTAGAGGGGTACCGAAACTTGTCCTCAACTGGTGCCGCTGAGATCAGGAAAAGAACAAAGTCGAAGGACAAGGTTGAGTTTGATGAAAGCAAGGCGCAGATCTTCAGGTTAAAGCTGGATGAGAATCATTTGCAAACGCGGATCTATTACAAAGAATACAGAGATGGTTTCACTTTTACATTTGTGGGTATTTCTTGTTTACTGCTGCAAATTTTCTTGGGTGCATCTAAAAATTCTGGGGTTTGGGGAAATGGGATTTTTGTTCCTCTTCTGTTTGCAATCTTTGCTGGATGTAAGCTATTTGTATCTCTCGCTAAGGTTGCTTTGGAGAAATCTGCGTCCAGAACGTTGGATAGGCAATTGAGTTTACTCTTTGGAGTTTTTGGGTTTCTTTTTGGACTTCTAACTTGTTCTGCTTTTAGCCCTCTTATATTGGATTTTGATCTTGGTGAAATTGGTGGTTTGGGGGCATGTATCGTTGCTATCTTAATGGGATGTTTTGGTGGGTTTTTGTTTATACCTGCAACCAAAATCGCTCGATCATTTTGGCTTGGAACTGATCAAATTAGATGCAATTTAGATATGGTTTATTGTGGATGGTTTTCTCGGATGGTTTTGTATTCAAGTCAGGTAGCCATGGCTCTCACTACCTTGCTTTGGGTTAACCCATTAGCTGAAATTTTCATTAACAAGAACATCGGCGAAGGTACAATTGAACATATGTCTAGTGAAATCCGAAATGCGGACAGATTGGTTGGAAGTATAGGATTCTCAAGGGCTGATTTTGCCAAGCTTAAGCTCTGGTGTTTGTCACTGTCTGGTTTCTTGCAAATCATCGCAGTAAGACAGAACTTGCAAATGTATCTGAACGAAGCTCTGTTATCTTGGTATCAAAGATTGCATGCTGGGAAAGTTCCTGACTTGGATTTCAGTAGAGCGAAGGTTTTTCTGCACAATCACTACTTATGTGTGTCTGCTTTGCAGTTTTTTGCTCCACCAGCCTTAGTTTTGCTTTTTGTTGGGTTATCTCAAATTGGTATCAACTCTTTGAAAAATACCAATTTGGtaagttttcttcttccctgtTCTTCCTTTGTCCAACAAGTGGCTCTGTTAATGGCTTGGTGGATTGTCTCTGTAATGACTATTTATACATCAGCCACCATTGTGCTATATCGTCGTGGCATATTGTATGTTTCTTGA
- the LOC120081317 gene encoding heat stress transcription factor B-2b-like, protein MEEPRAKPTPTAGDSQRSVPTPFLTKTYQLVDDETIDHVISWNDDGSTFIVWNTMAFARDLLPKYFKHNNFTSFLRQLNTYGFRKVVSDRWEFANECFRKGKKQLLCEIQRRKLAAPVPSTASNAVVVTTVAAIPSAQLLTLTGNSSGEEQVTSSDETPTRALAELIDENDRLKKEKVQLTEQLVEVKSLCNNIFLLMSSFVETQFKSSFKGRESVLTSAKSLDLFPVKRSSDEVEAAEAKEEETNQIGPKRPRECKERATETAEDDTTLRLQPPDRSEVKSERINCQNKVDDEKTWHNQVH, encoded by the exons ATGGAGGAGCCCAGGGCCAAGCCAACACCTACTGCAGGCGATTCACAGAGATCTGTGCCCACTCCTTTCTTGACGAAAACGTATCAGCTCGTTGACGACGAGACAATCGACCATGTCATTTCATGGAACGACGACGGATCTACCTTCATCGTCTGGAACACCATGGCTTTCGCCAGAGATTTGCTCCCCAAGTATTTCAAGCACAATAACTTCACCAGCTTTCTCCGTCAGCTCAATACTTAT GGATTTAGAAAGGTTGTATCGGACCGTTGGGAGTTCGCGAACGAGTGCTTTCGCAAGGGCAAGAAACAGCTTCTTTGTGAGATTCAGCGTCGGAAATTGGCCGCTCCGGTACCGTCCACTGCTTCTAACGCGGTTGTGGTGACGACCGTTGCGGCGATTCCGTCTGCGCAACTACTAACATTGACGGGGAATTCTTCCGGTGAAGAACAAGTGACTTCGTCTGATGAGACACCGACGAGAGCTCTTGCAGAGTTGATCGATGAGAACGATCGGCTGAAAAAAGAGAAAGTTCAGCTCACGGAACAACTGGTTGAGGTGAAATCTCTGTGCAACAACATCTTCTTGTTGATGTCGAGCTTCGTTGAAACTCAATTTAAGAGCAGTTTCAAAGGGAGAGAGAGCGTTTTAACATCGGCAAAATCGCTTGATCTTTTCCCCGTGAAGCGGTCTTCCGACGAAGTCGAAGCGGCGGAGGCCAAGGAGGAGGAGACGAATCAGATCGGCCCGAAGCGACCAAGGGAATGTAAGGAACGGGCGACGGAGACGGCGGAGGATGATACTACTTTGCGGCTTCAACCACCGGATAGATCGGAAGTCAAATCAGAGCGGATAAATTGTCAAAATAAAGTTGATGATGAGAAAACGTGGCACAATCAGGTCCACTGA